From Rudanella lutea DSM 19387, a single genomic window includes:
- the chrA gene encoding chromate efflux transporter, with product MINYLPHLKPVRKIRYIIFLKDVLILALTTFGGPQVHLAMMFDRFVKKRGYLTEDELMELNALCQILPGPTSTQTVTALGFKIGGPNLAYLTLLIWCLPAVAIMTAFGMMVGYLQEEHQSLRFARFIQPMAVGFLIVAGYRIARKVIKTQSGLMLAILAALTAYVFRSPYVTPVVILAGGLTTALTYEKQTVMEKKPIRIEWANFFLWLGVLVGAAILGAVTQLLPVRLFENFYRNGSLVFGGGQVLTPMLYNEFVAFKHYLSREEFLSGLGMAQAIPGPVFAFASYVGALSMRSEGTYGQLIGSAVSTAGIFLPGTFLIFFVYRFWNQLKRYRAVRASLDGINAASTGLTAAAALALFEPMAPNWPMVATVLGTILVLELTKLPPFLLIMAGLVLGVLL from the coding sequence ATGATCAACTACCTCCCTCATCTGAAGCCGGTGCGCAAGATTCGGTACATCATCTTTTTGAAAGATGTGTTGATTCTGGCGTTGACCACCTTCGGGGGGCCGCAGGTGCATCTGGCCATGATGTTTGATCGGTTCGTGAAAAAACGGGGCTACCTGACGGAAGATGAACTGATGGAGTTAAACGCACTTTGTCAGATTTTGCCGGGGCCTACCTCCACGCAAACTGTTACGGCCCTGGGGTTCAAAATTGGTGGGCCTAACCTGGCGTACCTTACCCTTCTGATCTGGTGCCTGCCCGCCGTGGCTATCATGACCGCCTTCGGTATGATGGTGGGCTATTTGCAGGAAGAGCATCAGTCGCTGCGATTTGCCCGATTTATTCAACCCATGGCGGTGGGGTTTCTGATTGTAGCCGGGTACCGAATTGCCCGCAAAGTCATTAAAACCCAGAGCGGGCTGATGCTGGCTATTCTGGCCGCGCTAACAGCCTACGTTTTCCGGTCGCCCTATGTGACCCCAGTCGTGATTCTGGCCGGAGGCCTTACCACCGCCCTCACCTACGAAAAGCAGACGGTGATGGAGAAAAAGCCCATTCGGATCGAGTGGGCCAATTTTTTTCTGTGGCTCGGTGTGCTGGTTGGGGCGGCTATTTTGGGGGCCGTAACCCAGTTACTGCCGGTTCGGTTGTTCGAAAACTTCTACCGTAACGGCAGCCTGGTGTTTGGTGGGGGGCAGGTGCTTACGCCCATGCTCTACAATGAGTTTGTGGCGTTTAAACACTACCTCAGCCGCGAGGAGTTTTTGTCGGGTTTGGGTATGGCGCAGGCCATTCCGGGGCCGGTGTTTGCGTTTGCCTCGTACGTGGGGGCGCTCTCGATGCGGTCGGAGGGGACGTACGGACAACTGATCGGTAGTGCCGTATCCACGGCGGGTATTTTTCTGCCCGGTACGTTTCTTATCTTCTTTGTGTACCGGTTCTGGAATCAACTAAAGCGGTACCGGGCGGTGCGGGCCTCGCTCGATGGCATCAATGCCGCAAGCACCGGGCTCACGGCGGCAGCCGCTTTGGCCCTTTTTGAGCCAATGGCCCCCAATTGGCCGATGGTGGCTACCGTGCTGGGTACAATTCTGGTGCTCGAACTCACCAAACTGCCCCCGTTTCTGCTCATCATGGCCGGTTTGGTGCTGGGTGTTTTGTTGTAA
- a CDS encoding PAS domain-containing sensor histidine kinase encodes MSSSFSASINQVDTLLNASLNGTIVYKTVYNESGQISDFTLIALNEQARNDFNRPTEELLNQSLLELLKHDPSLYLFRQCALAVESGRAVQYDTDSRRSLDNALHSYTVRITPIEGGVVASYIDITLSKQRDLLEKQQNELLDRMIQTAPSAIALHRTIFNEAGQIVDFQLIRANQLAFNWMNVSEEDAYQKPLSAIFQNFRETAIFRHYTRVAQTGEHARFERHIGPNWYEFFVAQFDNSIIVTVNEATKRKQTELALKQQTETLEGILDAIPAGVFVSEAIRDKAGQIVDFKIVEANAVALLTSRRQRSATIGQLASVIFPQQQYETLFPRYESVVETKQIQRFEYSILIEGARKWVDTQLSYLGNDRVISSFSDITPIREAEFATQQQSELLRKVIDNVQVGIGLIEAVRDDQQAIIDFHWVMSNEAIAQIAQLPTESESDNRIRAEDCPDSPELIDVFKQVIATGEPFQKELNGNQGPADGWFDTRIVKQGDGVLIAVSDITKRKLAELELERQNHFLQRANLDLMRSNENLQQFAYVASHDLQEPLRKIIAFGDMLSETYGRTLPPEANDMITRMQTAARRMSLLIRDLLTYSRISVHPEKRSTASLNQLVTEAVDNLYVPIEESGAQIQIEPLPDIPGDPVQLEQLFQNLLSNAIKFGRSGVKPIVRVFGETKPWNDLAPNVQAKVHNPTKGPMAVIHIQDNGIGFDEQYTDRVFQVFQRLHSPAQFAGSGIGLAICRRVAENHGGTITAQSRLGEGATFTVYLPIQPA; translated from the coding sequence ATGTCAAGTTCATTCAGCGCCAGCATAAATCAAGTAGACACGCTGCTCAATGCATCGTTGAATGGCACTATTGTGTACAAAACTGTATACAACGAGTCGGGCCAGATTAGTGACTTTACGTTAATCGCCCTAAACGAACAGGCGCGCAATGATTTCAACCGCCCCACCGAAGAGCTGCTGAACCAGTCGCTGCTGGAACTGTTGAAACACGACCCCAGCCTGTATCTGTTTCGACAATGTGCGTTGGCGGTTGAGAGCGGCCGAGCGGTTCAGTACGACACCGACTCCCGGCGCAGCCTCGACAATGCCCTGCATTCGTACACTGTCCGGATTACCCCGATCGAAGGGGGTGTGGTAGCCAGCTACATCGACATTACCCTGTCTAAACAACGCGACCTGCTCGAAAAACAGCAGAATGAGTTGCTGGACCGGATGATTCAGACAGCCCCCAGTGCTATTGCCCTGCACCGGACCATCTTCAACGAAGCCGGACAAATCGTTGACTTCCAGCTAATAAGGGCCAATCAACTGGCCTTCAACTGGATGAACGTTTCGGAAGAGGATGCCTACCAGAAGCCTCTGTCGGCCATTTTTCAGAACTTCCGCGAGACGGCCATTTTCCGGCACTATACCCGAGTCGCCCAAACCGGCGAACACGCCCGGTTCGAACGGCATATCGGACCCAACTGGTACGAGTTTTTTGTGGCCCAGTTCGACAATAGCATCATTGTAACGGTCAACGAAGCCACCAAACGCAAACAAACTGAACTGGCGCTTAAACAGCAAACCGAAACCCTGGAGGGGATTCTGGACGCCATTCCGGCGGGTGTGTTTGTGTCGGAGGCTATCCGCGACAAGGCAGGCCAAATCGTGGACTTCAAGATTGTTGAGGCCAACGCGGTGGCTTTGCTCACCAGCCGTCGGCAACGGTCGGCTACGATTGGGCAACTGGCTTCGGTCATTTTTCCCCAGCAACAGTACGAAACGCTATTCCCGCGCTACGAATCGGTGGTGGAGACCAAACAAATCCAACGGTTTGAGTACAGCATTCTGATTGAGGGCGCGCGAAAATGGGTCGATACGCAACTCTCGTACCTGGGCAATGACCGGGTTATTTCGTCGTTCAGCGACATTACCCCGATCCGGGAGGCCGAGTTTGCTACGCAGCAGCAAAGCGAGCTGCTGCGGAAAGTGATCGACAACGTACAGGTAGGTATCGGGCTGATTGAGGCCGTTCGGGACGACCAACAGGCCATTATCGATTTTCACTGGGTCATGTCCAACGAAGCCATCGCCCAGATTGCCCAGCTCCCTACCGAAAGCGAATCGGACAACCGGATTCGAGCAGAAGACTGCCCCGACTCCCCCGAACTGATCGACGTATTTAAGCAGGTCATTGCTACCGGCGAACCGTTCCAGAAAGAGCTAAACGGGAATCAGGGGCCTGCCGATGGCTGGTTCGACACCCGCATTGTGAAGCAGGGCGACGGCGTTTTGATTGCCGTGTCGGATATTACAAAACGTAAGCTAGCGGAGCTGGAGCTGGAACGTCAGAATCATTTTCTACAGCGCGCCAACCTCGACCTGATGCGCTCCAACGAGAACCTGCAACAGTTTGCCTACGTGGCCTCGCACGATTTGCAGGAACCGCTCCGCAAAATCATTGCTTTCGGCGATATGCTGAGCGAAACTTACGGCCGTACGCTCCCCCCCGAAGCCAACGACATGATTACGCGCATGCAAACAGCCGCCCGTCGGATGTCGCTGCTGATCCGGGATCTGCTCACCTACTCCCGCATCAGTGTGCATCCCGAAAAGCGTAGTACGGCCTCTCTCAATCAGCTTGTAACCGAAGCGGTTGATAATCTGTACGTACCGATTGAAGAAAGCGGGGCTCAGATTCAGATCGAACCGCTACCCGATATTCCGGGCGACCCGGTTCAGTTGGAACAATTATTTCAAAATCTGCTCTCCAACGCCATCAAATTCGGGCGTTCGGGCGTTAAACCCATAGTCCGGGTCTTTGGCGAAACGAAACCCTGGAACGACCTGGCCCCGAATGTGCAGGCCAAGGTACACAACCCGACCAAAGGCCCTATGGCGGTTATCCATATTCAGGACAACGGTATCGGATTCGACGAACAGTACACCGACCGGGTTTTTCAGGTGTTTCAGCGACTGCATAGCCCGGCTCAGTTTGCGGGTTCGGGCATCGGGCTGGCCATCTGTCGGCGCGTTGCCGAAAACCACGGAGGAACCATCACCGCCCAGAGTCGGTTGGGCGAGGGTGCCACCTTCACGGTTTATCTGCCCATTCAACCGGCTTAA
- a CDS encoding sulfite oxidase — MPDVHSQNRLFNRRGFLRQSTLATLSSLLGAEIVFADRLPRHYLPVVFSPTDGPINPMTDKHKDLVVLNDKPWNVETPAHLLDDRITPAERMFVRNNGLIPEKIDPATWKLTINGESVRAPKTYTLAELKKKFRHHTYQLVLECAGNGRAGYYPKTAGNQWTDGAVSCAEWTGVRLKDILADVGLKSDAVYIGYYGSDLHLSQDPKKEVISRGAPMHKALEDETLVAWAMNGKDIPVVHGAPLRLVVGGWPASVSGKWLHTISVRNKVHDGAKMTGKSYRVPIDPVEPGVDPPEDRFRIIESMPVKSLITFPRTGTLLKPGETVALRGHAWAGDRAVRSVEVSMDFGATWQAAKLEVPSNRLAWQHWTAEVKPPRPGYYELWARATDEAGVSQPMVMPQWNPEGYCNNACHRIAVKVG, encoded by the coding sequence ATGCCCGACGTTCATTCTCAGAACCGGCTCTTCAATCGCCGGGGTTTTTTGCGTCAGAGTACGCTGGCAACGCTTAGTTCGCTGCTGGGTGCTGAAATTGTGTTTGCCGATCGGTTGCCCCGGCACTATCTGCCGGTAGTGTTTAGCCCGACTGACGGTCCGATTAACCCCATGACCGACAAGCACAAAGATCTGGTTGTGCTCAACGATAAGCCCTGGAATGTAGAAACGCCCGCCCATCTGCTCGACGATCGAATCACGCCCGCCGAGCGGATGTTTGTCCGTAACAACGGCCTCATTCCCGAAAAAATAGACCCGGCTACCTGGAAACTGACCATCAACGGCGAGTCGGTCAGAGCGCCCAAAACCTACACGCTGGCCGAACTGAAGAAGAAGTTCCGGCACCATACGTATCAGCTCGTGCTGGAGTGCGCCGGCAACGGGCGGGCGGGGTATTACCCCAAAACGGCCGGTAACCAATGGACCGACGGAGCTGTGAGCTGCGCCGAGTGGACGGGTGTACGGCTGAAAGATATTTTGGCCGACGTGGGCCTCAAATCCGACGCGGTGTATATCGGCTACTACGGCAGTGATTTGCACCTGAGTCAGGACCCCAAAAAAGAAGTGATCTCGCGGGGAGCCCCCATGCACAAAGCTCTTGAAGACGAAACGCTCGTGGCCTGGGCCATGAACGGGAAGGATATTCCCGTGGTCCATGGCGCTCCGCTGCGGCTGGTTGTAGGTGGCTGGCCAGCGTCAGTGTCGGGCAAATGGCTACATACCATCAGTGTGCGCAACAAAGTACATGACGGGGCCAAAATGACCGGTAAAAGCTACCGGGTGCCTATCGACCCGGTGGAGCCTGGCGTAGACCCGCCCGAAGATCGTTTCCGGATTATTGAGTCGATGCCTGTGAAGTCGCTCATCACGTTCCCGCGCACCGGGACCCTGTTGAAGCCGGGCGAAACCGTTGCCCTGCGTGGTCATGCGTGGGCTGGCGACCGGGCAGTGCGCTCGGTAGAGGTGTCGATGGATTTTGGCGCTACCTGGCAAGCCGCTAAGCTCGAAGTCCCCAGCAACCGACTGGCCTGGCAACACTGGACGGCCGAGGTGAAGCCGCCCCGTCCGGGATATTACGAACTCTGGGCGCGGGCTACCGATGAAGCCGGAGTGTCGCAGCCTATGGTAATGCCACAATGGAACCCCGAAGGCTATTGCAATAATGCCTGCCACCGGATTGCGGTGAAGGTTGGTTAA
- the dprA gene encoding DNA-processing protein DprA — MSLHSIALTLVPGVGDVLIRQLVSYCGSPEAVFTSPVAKLLRIPGIGEVTARAIRQPQVLLEAEGVMRQLEKLKVRALFYTDIDYPARLRGLYDAPALLYYSGAGDLNAPRTIGLVGTRQATDYGRRITDEIVQAMQPYGATVVSGLAYGIDIAAHRASLAHGLPTVAVMASGVDVIYPSQHQKTAHEMQLTGGLLTESRPGVKPDARLFPARNRIIAGLSDVVVVVEAAAKGGALITAEYANNYHREVLAVPGQLNQAFSLGCNKLIRENRAQIYTSPQDIIDAVRWSVEAASAGTTTGTRATSAPLPIDVTEEESQILALLRQHPDSHIDDLSWRSTIPMGQLAALLLNLEFQGFVRSLPGKKYQLV, encoded by the coding sequence ATGTCTCTTCATTCCATTGCGCTGACGCTGGTACCGGGCGTTGGCGATGTACTGATTCGCCAGTTGGTAAGCTATTGCGGTAGCCCCGAAGCCGTATTTACGTCGCCAGTGGCAAAACTTCTTCGGATTCCGGGTATTGGCGAAGTGACAGCCCGCGCTATTCGGCAACCGCAGGTACTTCTGGAAGCGGAAGGGGTGATGCGGCAGCTCGAAAAATTGAAGGTCCGCGCCCTGTTCTATACCGATATCGACTACCCGGCCCGACTCCGGGGCCTGTACGATGCACCCGCCCTGCTTTACTACAGCGGAGCCGGTGATCTGAACGCCCCGCGTACTATTGGGCTTGTGGGCACGCGGCAGGCTACCGATTACGGACGGCGTATTACCGACGAAATTGTGCAGGCTATGCAACCCTATGGCGCAACGGTGGTGAGTGGCCTTGCGTACGGAATTGATATTGCCGCGCACCGGGCGAGCCTCGCACATGGTCTGCCTACCGTTGCCGTGATGGCGAGCGGAGTCGATGTGATCTACCCGTCGCAGCACCAGAAAACGGCCCACGAGATGCAGCTAACGGGTGGGCTACTCACCGAAAGTCGCCCCGGCGTAAAACCCGACGCCCGCCTGTTTCCGGCCCGCAACCGGATTATTGCGGGTCTGAGCGATGTGGTCGTGGTGGTGGAAGCAGCCGCCAAAGGGGGCGCTCTGATTACAGCGGAGTATGCCAATAACTACCACCGTGAGGTGTTGGCCGTACCGGGCCAACTGAATCAGGCGTTTTCACTTGGCTGCAACAAGCTGATTCGCGAAAATCGCGCTCAGATTTACACCAGCCCGCAGGATATTATCGACGCCGTTCGATGGTCGGTAGAGGCTGCCTCGGCGGGCACAACAACGGGTACACGGGCTACTTCGGCACCACTACCCATTGATGTTACAGAGGAAGAAAGCCAGATTCTGGCCCTGTTGCGCCAGCACCCCGATAGTCATATTGATGATTTAAGCTGGCGGAGTACCATCCCGATGGGGCAGTTGGCCGCCTTGTTGCTCAACCTTGAATTTCAGGGCTTCGTGCGGTCGCTGCCGGGCAAAAAGTATCAGTTAGTGTAG
- the folP gene encoding dihydropteroate synthase, translating into MSQNTKKTLNCRGRLVDLSHGPAVMGILNITPDSFFAGSRVPAGGALEQALIDRAGQMLQDGASFLDIGGYSTRPGAPNISPSEEADRVLPAIEAIRRHWPEALLSVDTFRAEVARQAVEAGACMVNDVAGGTLDLQMFETVAALQVPYVLMHMRGTPQTMQSMATYTNVVTEVIDELAIQLARLRALGQLDVLLDPGFGFAKTPAHNFALLHRLEAFRVFDEPLLIGLSRKSTIWRTLGITADEALNGTTVLNTVALQKGASILRVHDVREAVEAVTLVGHLR; encoded by the coding sequence ATGTCGCAAAATACGAAAAAAACGCTCAATTGCCGGGGTCGGCTCGTCGACCTCAGCCACGGCCCGGCCGTCATGGGCATCCTCAATATCACCCCCGATTCGTTCTTCGCCGGAAGCCGCGTACCCGCCGGAGGGGCGCTCGAACAGGCGCTCATTGACCGAGCGGGCCAAATGCTTCAGGACGGAGCCTCGTTTCTGGATATTGGTGGTTACTCGACCCGACCGGGTGCCCCCAACATCAGCCCATCCGAAGAAGCCGACCGGGTTCTACCCGCCATTGAGGCCATCCGGCGGCACTGGCCTGAGGCTCTGCTTTCGGTCGATACGTTCCGGGCAGAGGTAGCCCGGCAGGCCGTTGAGGCTGGGGCCTGTATGGTCAACGACGTAGCTGGTGGCACCCTCGACCTGCAGATGTTCGAAACGGTAGCAGCCTTGCAGGTACCTTACGTGCTCATGCACATGCGGGGCACCCCGCAAACGATGCAGTCAATGGCGACGTACACCAATGTAGTTACCGAGGTAATTGATGAGCTGGCGATTCAGCTGGCCCGGTTACGGGCGCTGGGGCAACTCGATGTTTTACTCGACCCCGGCTTCGGCTTTGCCAAAACACCCGCTCATAACTTTGCCCTGCTGCACAGGCTCGAAGCGTTTCGGGTATTCGATGAACCGCTCCTGATTGGCCTGTCGCGTAAATCGACCATCTGGCGTACGCTCGGTATCACCGCCGACGAAGCCCTCAACGGCACCACCGTGCTCAACACGGTAGCCCTCCAGAAAGGGGCTTCGATTTTGCGGGTTCACGACGTGCGCGAGGCCGTTGAAGCCGTTACGCTCGTGGGGCACCTGCGCTGA
- a CDS encoding DUF1599 domain-containing protein has translation MANTETQYRQVVERCQDLFLKKNKDYGTAWRILRLPSITDQIYIKAQRIRTLQEKGVSKVGEGIEPEFVGIINYCVMALIQMALHNDPRTDIPPVELESLYNEQIGRVIDLLFAKNHDYGEAWRDMRVSSMTDIILMKLLRTKQIEDNAGATLVSEGVEANYMDMINYAVFCLIKMGEKASTPTQTV, from the coding sequence ATGGCGAATACCGAAACACAATATCGGCAGGTTGTTGAGCGCTGCCAAGACCTGTTCCTGAAAAAAAATAAGGATTACGGCACGGCATGGCGCATTTTACGGCTGCCGAGTATTACCGATCAGATTTATATCAAGGCCCAGCGTATTCGGACACTTCAGGAAAAAGGTGTTTCGAAAGTAGGCGAGGGGATTGAACCTGAGTTTGTTGGCATCATCAACTACTGTGTGATGGCCCTGATTCAGATGGCCTTGCACAACGACCCCCGCACGGATATTCCGCCGGTTGAACTCGAAAGCCTGTACAATGAACAAATTGGCCGGGTTATTGATCTGTTGTTTGCCAAAAACCACGACTACGGCGAAGCCTGGCGCGATATGCGGGTCAGTTCGATGACGGATATTATCCTGATGAAGCTGCTCCGAACCAAGCAGATTGAAGACAATGCCGGGGCCACGCTGGTTTCGGAAGGCGTAGAGGCCAACTACATGGACATGATCAATTACGCTGTGTTTTGCCTGATCAAAATGGGTGAAAAAGCCTCTACTCCGACCCAAACGGTTTAA
- a CDS encoding BT_3928 family protein, which yields MEANLTTPPKVKTGTPGMLIAARIARYLVGIIFIISGLIKLNDPVGTQIKLEEYFEVFAQDLPSLHGFFEALIPAALLISVVMCVLEVVLGVALLASYKPKLTTWVLLLLVSYFTVLTFYSAYFNKVTDCGCFGDALKLKPWTSFTKDVVLMVLILFIIGHRNRMPSRKTGWLVALATIFSIGLGVYAIEFLPPFDLLPYAVGKNIPTQMKPSEELRYKYIVTKDGKEFEFEKYPTEGGYTFKEMVLLNENAKPKITDYRVWNDADGDFTQQTFEGNKLFVIIKNVKDFDTGSLPAIRSLLKGLQGSSVSPYILTSVGGTEIEAFMKEYQLDAKVYQADATVLKTIMRSNPGTWLLSNGTVRGKWHVNLTPSPEEVIELVK from the coding sequence ATGGAAGCCAACCTAACCACTCCCCCCAAAGTAAAAACCGGTACGCCCGGCATGCTCATTGCCGCCCGTATTGCCCGCTATCTGGTCGGTATCATCTTCATTATCTCGGGGCTCATCAAACTCAATGACCCTGTCGGAACCCAGATCAAACTGGAAGAGTATTTCGAAGTATTTGCGCAGGACTTACCGTCCCTGCACGGTTTTTTCGAAGCGCTGATTCCGGCGGCTCTGCTCATTTCGGTGGTCATGTGCGTGCTCGAGGTGGTGCTTGGTGTGGCCCTGCTGGCCTCGTATAAGCCCAAACTGACTACGTGGGTGCTGCTGCTGCTGGTGAGCTATTTTACCGTGCTCACCTTTTACTCGGCTTACTTTAACAAAGTGACCGACTGTGGCTGTTTTGGCGATGCCCTCAAACTGAAGCCCTGGACTTCGTTTACCAAAGACGTGGTGCTGATGGTGCTCATCCTGTTTATCATCGGGCACCGCAACCGGATGCCGTCGCGCAAAACCGGGTGGCTGGTCGCTTTGGCGACCATCTTCTCCATTGGTCTGGGGGTGTACGCTATCGAGTTTTTGCCCCCGTTTGATCTGTTGCCGTACGCGGTCGGGAAGAATATTCCGACGCAGATGAAGCCCTCCGAAGAGTTGCGGTACAAATACATTGTGACCAAAGACGGCAAGGAGTTTGAATTTGAGAAATACCCAACCGAAGGCGGCTACACGTTTAAGGAGATGGTGTTGCTGAACGAAAACGCCAAGCCTAAAATCACCGATTACCGGGTTTGGAACGATGCCGACGGCGACTTTACTCAGCAGACGTTTGAAGGCAATAAGCTCTTTGTGATTATCAAGAACGTGAAGGATTTTGACACGGGGAGTCTGCCCGCTATCCGGTCGTTGCTAAAAGGATTGCAGGGTTCTTCGGTGAGTCCGTACATCCTGACATCAGTGGGCGGTACTGAAATTGAAGCGTTCATGAAGGAATATCAGCTCGATGCCAAGGTGTATCAGGCCGATGCTACCGTCCTGAAAACCATCATGCGGTCGAATCCTGGCACATGGTTGCTCAGCAATGGTACCGTGCGGGGCAAGTGGCACGTAAACCTGACTCCTTCGCCCGAAGAAGTAATCGAATTAGTCAAGTAA
- a CDS encoding shikimate kinase produces MKNIYLIGMPSSGKSTLGRRLANELHYRFIDTDKIIVREEGRSIAEIFAEQGEAYFREAETRALHSIRPGEALVVATGGGMPCFHNNMDYIKASGVSIFLDVAPEVLVERILAHATPDRPLVNHQDPALLENLRQKYESRLPYYRQADIVVTGSANEQMLLRELGNWL; encoded by the coding sequence TTGAAGAATATTTACCTCATCGGTATGCCATCGTCAGGTAAGAGCACGCTGGGGCGTCGGCTTGCCAACGAGTTGCATTACCGGTTTATTGATACCGATAAGATTATTGTTCGGGAAGAAGGCCGGAGCATTGCCGAGATTTTTGCCGAACAGGGCGAAGCGTATTTCCGCGAGGCCGAAACCCGGGCGCTGCACAGTATCCGGCCGGGCGAAGCGCTCGTTGTAGCAACGGGTGGGGGAATGCCCTGTTTTCATAACAATATGGATTACATCAAAGCGTCGGGTGTCTCTATTTTCTTGGACGTTGCTCCCGAGGTTTTGGTCGAGCGTATTCTGGCCCACGCTACCCCCGACCGCCCTTTAGTCAATCATCAGGACCCTGCTCTGCTCGAAAATCTGCGTCAGAAATACGAGTCGCGCTTACCCTACTACCGGCAGGCCGACATTGTTGTGACAGGCTCGGCCAATGAGCAAATGCTACTCCGCGAGTTGGGCAACTGGTTGTAA
- the proS gene encoding proline--tRNA ligase has translation MAKAIPSRSENYSEWYNELIKRADLAENSAVRGCMVIKPYGFSIWEKMQRALDDMFKETGHTNAYFPLFIPKSYLSKEASHVEGFAKECAVVTHYRLKNAEDGSGVIVDPEAKLEEELIVRPTSETVIWSTYKNWIQSYRDLPLLINQWANVVRWEMRTRIFLRTAEFLWQEGHTAHATAEEAMAETRQMLDVYARFAEEWMAVPVLKGAKTPNERFAGADDTLCIEAMMQDGKALQAGTSHFLGQNFAKAFDVQFLNKQNQLEYVWGTSWGVSTRLMGALIMAHSDDSGLVLPPKLAPIQVVIVPIYRSDEQLEQLSEKLKPLVQQLRKAGISVKYDDSDANKPGWKFAEYELRGVPVRLAMGGRDLENNTIELARRDTKTKETVPFDGLVERIQALLDDIQQNIYQKALQFRQENTFRVDTFEQFQEQIEKGGFLLAHWDGTSETEEAIKEATKATIRCIPFDQEPEEGICVFSGKPSKGRVVFARAY, from the coding sequence ATGGCAAAAGCAATTCCGTCACGTAGCGAGAACTATTCCGAGTGGTATAACGAACTCATTAAGCGGGCCGACCTGGCCGAAAACTCAGCCGTTCGGGGGTGTATGGTCATTAAGCCGTATGGCTTTTCGATCTGGGAAAAAATGCAGCGGGCTCTCGACGATATGTTCAAGGAGACGGGCCACACCAATGCGTACTTCCCTCTTTTTATTCCGAAGTCGTACCTGAGCAAAGAAGCCAGCCACGTAGAGGGCTTCGCGAAAGAGTGCGCAGTGGTGACCCATTATCGGCTTAAAAATGCCGAGGATGGTTCGGGCGTTATTGTCGACCCGGAAGCTAAGCTGGAAGAAGAACTGATTGTGCGCCCAACTTCGGAAACGGTCATCTGGAGTACGTACAAAAACTGGATTCAGTCGTACCGTGACCTGCCGCTGCTGATCAATCAGTGGGCCAACGTGGTGCGCTGGGAGATGCGTACCCGTATTTTCCTCCGCACGGCTGAGTTCCTGTGGCAGGAAGGCCACACCGCCCACGCAACCGCCGAGGAGGCCATGGCCGAAACCCGGCAGATGCTCGACGTGTACGCCCGCTTTGCTGAGGAGTGGATGGCCGTGCCGGTGCTCAAGGGGGCTAAAACACCTAACGAGCGGTTTGCCGGTGCCGACGATACGCTCTGTATCGAAGCCATGATGCAGGACGGCAAAGCCTTACAGGCGGGTACGTCGCACTTCCTGGGGCAAAACTTTGCCAAGGCGTTCGATGTGCAGTTTCTGAACAAGCAGAATCAGCTTGAGTATGTTTGGGGGACATCGTGGGGGGTATCGACCCGCCTGATGGGTGCCCTCATCATGGCGCACTCCGACGACTCAGGGTTGGTGTTGCCGCCAAAACTGGCTCCAATTCAGGTAGTTATCGTGCCGATTTACCGCAGCGACGAGCAACTGGAGCAGTTGTCAGAAAAACTGAAACCGCTGGTGCAGCAACTCCGCAAGGCCGGGATCTCGGTTAAATACGACGATTCGGATGCCAACAAGCCCGGCTGGAAGTTTGCCGAGTACGAGTTGCGGGGCGTACCCGTACGCCTGGCTATGGGTGGCCGCGACCTCGAAAATAACACCATTGAGCTGGCGCGCCGGGATACCAAAACGAAAGAAACCGTGCCGTTTGACGGGCTGGTGGAGCGGATTCAGGCTCTGCTCGACGACATTCAGCAAAATATCTACCAGAAAGCGCTTCAGTTCCGGCAGGAAAATACGTTCCGGGTCGATACGTTTGAGCAGTTTCAGGAGCAGATCGAGAAAGGTGGCTTTTTGCTGGCCCACTGGGATGGTACCTCTGAGACCGAAGAGGCTATCAAGGAGGCTACCAAAGCAACCATTCGTTGTATTCCGTTTGATCAGGAACCCGAAGAAGGCATCTGTGTCTTCTCGGGTAAGCCTTCCAAAGGTCGGGTGGTGTTTGCACGGGCTTACTAA